From the genome of Deltaproteobacteria bacterium, one region includes:
- a CDS encoding oligosaccharide flippase family protein, giving the protein MTAPSDAVPPGESTAAAPATGRSLRQRVLAASVWTVGGQIADRVLHLGSNLVLTRLLFPEAFGVMAMVNAVVQGLGLISDVGIGPSIIRDKRGLEPGFLNTAWTIQVVRGFALWAIAALLAWPLSRQFGEPSLAALIPAAAVNAAIAGFNAVNMHTWRRRLELWRVTTIELAASVVSVIATIALALAWRSVWALALGSIAGALVKLVWSHAWSHHAHRLHWDPDVARSMYRFGRWIFLSTFFTWLTNQGDRLLMGNLLSLADLGQYAIATLMLKSLVQAITMLANRVLFPMYSEIGQETTPQLERYVTRIRTMVTFGVLPPLWLLAVAGDQVVAVLYDARYQDAGWMLQILAAGSIFRFLSWIGPLNLARGESFIGLLATGPHGAALLAGIWIGHAVAGTFGTVVGIGASYFVYYPVQVWLSRRYGVWSAAQDLLAIGLSTLAVLGGLALRGSFG; this is encoded by the coding sequence TTGACCGCTCCGAGCGACGCAGTCCCGCCGGGGGAGTCGACCGCCGCTGCTCCGGCAACCGGCCGGAGCCTGCGCCAGCGCGTCCTCGCCGCGTCGGTGTGGACCGTCGGGGGACAGATCGCCGACAGGGTCCTCCATCTCGGCTCGAACCTCGTCCTGACCCGCCTGCTCTTCCCCGAGGCCTTCGGCGTGATGGCCATGGTGAATGCCGTGGTGCAGGGCCTTGGGCTGATCTCGGACGTCGGGATCGGGCCCAGCATCATCCGCGACAAGCGTGGCCTCGAGCCCGGCTTCCTGAACACGGCCTGGACGATCCAGGTGGTGCGGGGCTTCGCCTTGTGGGCGATCGCCGCCCTGCTCGCCTGGCCGCTCTCGCGCCAGTTCGGCGAGCCCTCGCTGGCCGCCCTGATCCCGGCCGCCGCGGTGAACGCCGCGATCGCCGGCTTCAACGCGGTCAACATGCACACCTGGCGCCGCCGGCTCGAGCTCTGGCGCGTAACGACGATCGAGCTGGCCGCGAGCGTCGTCTCGGTGATCGCCACCATCGCGCTGGCGCTCGCCTGGCGCAGCGTCTGGGCACTCGCGCTCGGCAGCATCGCCGGAGCCCTCGTGAAGCTCGTCTGGAGCCACGCCTGGTCCCACCACGCGCACCGCCTGCACTGGGACCCCGATGTCGCCCGCTCGATGTACCGGTTCGGGCGCTGGATCTTCCTCAGCACCTTCTTCACCTGGCTCACGAACCAGGGCGACCGGCTCCTGATGGGCAACCTCCTCTCGCTCGCCGATCTCGGCCAGTACGCGATCGCCACGCTCATGCTGAAGTCGCTCGTGCAGGCGATCACGATGCTCGCGAACCGCGTGCTGTTCCCGATGTACTCGGAGATCGGACAGGAGACGACGCCGCAGCTCGAGCGCTACGTGACCCGCATCCGCACGATGGTGACCTTCGGGGTGCTCCCACCGCTGTGGCTCCTCGCCGTCGCAGGCGACCAGGTGGTCGCCGTGCTCTACGACGCCCGCTACCAGGATGCGGGCTGGATGCTCCAGATCCTCGCGGCCGGCTCGATCTTCCGGTTCCTGAGCTGGATCGGCCCCCTGAACCTCGCCCGCGGCGAGTCCTTCATCGGCCTCCTGGCGACCGGGCCCCACGGCGCCGCGCTGCTCGCGGGAATCTGGATCGGCCACGCCGTGGCCGGCACCTTCGGCACCGTGGTCGGGATCGGCGCCTCCTACTTCGTGTACTACCCGGTCCAGGTCTGGCTCTCCCGGCGCTACGGTGTGTGGAGCGCCGCGCAGGACCTGCTCGCGATCGGCCTCTCCACCCTCGCGGTGCTCGGTGGGCTTGCGCTGCGGGGAAGCTTCGGATGA
- a CDS encoding Crp/Fnr family transcriptional regulator — translation MAVDKDFLRRLSLFRDLTDDDLSALSQRLAERRFRRGQVVFAEDETGQAMYVVRDGLVKASRWLPSGREVILALHPAGDYFGEMGLIDGRTEPATITAVDASVVLTLDRPGFLDLLRRHSFALALLRELCTRCRASWKQVEALTYHTADARVRVALRQLCDREGTRTPDGTRIEFALTHRDLASIAGVSRETVTRVLGQLVQADLVKTVDRRLVVRDPEALTEDEGLE, via the coding sequence ATGGCCGTCGACAAGGATTTCCTGCGGCGGCTGTCGCTCTTCCGCGACCTCACCGACGACGATCTCTCGGCGCTCTCCCAGCGCCTCGCCGAGCGTCGCTTCCGCCGCGGACAGGTCGTGTTCGCGGAAGACGAGACGGGCCAGGCGATGTACGTCGTCCGCGACGGCCTGGTGAAGGCGTCGCGCTGGCTCCCGAGCGGGCGCGAGGTGATCCTCGCCCTGCACCCCGCCGGCGACTACTTCGGCGAGATGGGCCTGATCGACGGCCGCACCGAGCCGGCGACGATCACCGCGGTCGATGCATCGGTCGTCCTGACCCTCGATCGTCCGGGCTTCCTGGATCTGCTGCGCCGACACTCCTTTGCGCTGGCCCTGCTGCGCGAGCTGTGCACGCGCTGCCGCGCGAGCTGGAAGCAGGTGGAGGCGCTCACCTACCACACGGCCGACGCACGCGTACGCGTGGCCCTCCGCCAGCTCTGCGACCGCGAGGGCACCCGGACCCCCGACGGGACGCGCATCGAGTTCGCGCTCACCCACCGGGACCTCGCCAGCATCGCCGGGGTTTCGCGCGAGACGGTGACGCGCGTCCTCGGGCAGCTCGTCCAGGCCGATCTCGTGAAGACGGTCGACCGCCGGCTCGTGGTCCGGGATCCGGAGGCGCTGACCGAGGACGAGGGCCTCGAGTAG
- a CDS encoding YfcE family phosphodiesterase, with product MRIGVMSDTHNHLPNVARIVELLNAAGVERVVHTGDITQAATLEVLARLEAPLCGVFGNNDRGEQAALESAAGRLGMRLGEPPLELSWAGRRIVVVHDPRGITLGRDGHQVLLHGHTHRHHLERGPGRLVFNPGECAGHLPGHNAVGVVDLGSLETELLHF from the coding sequence ATGCGCATCGGCGTGATGAGCGACACGCACAACCACCTGCCCAACGTCGCCCGCATCGTCGAGCTGCTGAACGCCGCCGGCGTCGAGCGGGTGGTCCACACCGGCGACATCACGCAGGCCGCGACCCTCGAGGTGCTCGCGCGGCTCGAAGCGCCTCTGTGCGGCGTGTTCGGCAACAACGACCGGGGCGAGCAGGCGGCGCTCGAGAGCGCCGCCGGGCGGCTCGGGATGCGGCTCGGCGAGCCGCCGCTGGAGCTCTCGTGGGCGGGCAGGCGGATCGTGGTCGTCCACGACCCACGGGGGATCACCCTGGGGCGGGACGGGCACCAGGTGCTCCTCCACGGTCATACCCACCGCCACCACCTCGAGCGCGGGCCCGGCCGGCTCGTCTTCAACCCGGGCGAGTGCGCGGGCCACCTGCCCGGGCACAACGCCGTGGGAGTCGTCGACCTGGGCTCGCTCGAGACGGAGCTGCTCCACTTCTAG
- a CDS encoding beta-ketoacyl synthase N-terminal-like domain-containing protein, which yields MSDAYVVGIDMLKFQKAGTAKSVQDLGGRVALLALQDAGLTIQQMEALYCGNLYQAGAMVGQRILQEIGQTGIPVVNVANACATGATAFREAWMAIQAGAYDLVLAVGVEQMSAGLLGGGGGAKGIPKEGLLGSATMPAVFAEAGQEHARKYGTTFEQFAKVSVKNHHHSTLNPKAMYQIETPLETVMNAEMIAYPNTKLMCSVNVDGAAAAVLASEKKAKELGLMKRAVRIKASVMTSDPWQERDLVMPDVNTCTRNAAKKAYEMAGIGPEDLSLVELHDCFATAEILHYENLLLCGEGEAGRMIDTGAVALGGKIPVNVSGGLLSKGHPLGATGIANIYEVSTHLRGEADKRQVPNARFGLTHVIGLGSACGIHVLEKVA from the coding sequence ATGAGCGACGCCTACGTCGTCGGGATCGACATGCTGAAGTTCCAGAAGGCCGGCACCGCAAAGAGCGTGCAGGATCTCGGCGGACGCGTCGCGCTGCTCGCGCTGCAGGACGCGGGGCTCACGATCCAGCAGATGGAGGCCCTCTACTGCGGAAACCTCTACCAGGCGGGCGCCATGGTGGGGCAGCGGATCCTCCAGGAGATCGGCCAGACCGGCATCCCGGTCGTGAACGTGGCGAACGCCTGCGCCACCGGCGCCACCGCGTTCCGCGAGGCCTGGATGGCGATCCAGGCCGGCGCCTACGACCTCGTGCTGGCGGTCGGCGTCGAGCAGATGAGCGCGGGCCTGCTGGGCGGCGGCGGCGGCGCGAAGGGGATTCCCAAGGAGGGCCTGCTCGGCTCGGCGACGATGCCAGCCGTCTTCGCCGAGGCCGGCCAGGAGCACGCCCGCAAGTACGGCACCACCTTCGAGCAGTTCGCCAAGGTGTCGGTCAAGAACCACCACCACTCGACGCTGAACCCGAAGGCGATGTACCAGATCGAGACGCCGCTCGAGACGGTGATGAACGCCGAGATGATCGCCTATCCCAACACCAAGCTGATGTGCTCGGTGAACGTGGACGGCGCCGCGGCAGCGGTGCTCGCCTCGGAGAAGAAGGCGAAGGAGCTCGGGCTCATGAAGCGCGCCGTGCGCATCAAGGCCTCGGTGATGACCAGCGACCCCTGGCAGGAGCGCGACCTGGTCATGCCCGACGTCAACACCTGCACGCGCAACGCGGCGAAGAAGGCCTACGAGATGGCCGGGATCGGGCCCGAGGACCTGAGCCTCGTCGAGCTGCACGACTGCTTCGCCACCGCGGAGATCCTGCACTACGAGAACCTGCTCCTGTGCGGCGAAGGCGAGGCCGGCCGGATGATCGACACCGGCGCCGTCGCCCTCGGCGGCAAGATCCCCGTCAACGTGTCGGGAGGCCTCCTCTCGAAGGGCCACCCGCTCGGCGCCACGGGCATCGCCAACATCTACGAGGTGTCGACCCACCTGCGCGGCGAGGCCGACAAGCGCCAGGTGCCGAATGCCCGCTTCGGCCTGACCCACGTGATCGGGCTCGGCAGCGCCTGCGGCATCCACGTGCTCGAGAAGGTGGCGTAG
- a CDS encoding Zn-ribbon domain-containing OB-fold protein, with product MASEAAARPLPVVDFLKIPDAGEPYLEGTRCKACGSVYLGERSACSKCGAVGQLEPKRLANEGELYVYSIVHRSFPGVQVPYVSAVVDLKGGGTVKGNLIGIDPSPEKIKMGMPVRVVFQDALGRKDRDGNSYLSYFFEPA from the coding sequence ATGGCTTCCGAAGCGGCTGCCCGGCCCCTGCCGGTCGTCGATTTCCTGAAGATCCCCGACGCCGGCGAGCCGTACCTCGAAGGCACCCGGTGCAAGGCGTGCGGCTCGGTGTACCTCGGCGAGCGCAGCGCCTGCTCGAAGTGCGGTGCCGTCGGCCAGCTCGAACCGAAGCGGCTCGCGAACGAGGGGGAGCTCTACGTCTACAGCATCGTCCACCGCTCGTTCCCCGGCGTGCAGGTTCCCTACGTCTCCGCGGTCGTCGACCTGAAGGGCGGCGGCACCGTGAAGGGCAACCTGATCGGCATCGACCCGAGCCCCGAGAAGATCAAGATGGGCATGCCGGTGCGCGTGGTGTTCCAGGACGCGCTCGGCCGCAAGGACCGGGACGGCAACTCGTATCTTTCCTACTTCTTCGAACCGGCCTGA
- a CDS encoding 4'-phosphopantetheinyl transferase superfamily protein, producing the protein MQIVRADHASRDLADAARAEAVGRERDPWIGDLFDPEVLTGSLAIAAADPGALLPEEAALAARFAPARRREFAAGRQCARRLLAELGAGEPLLMVDAHRAPGWPEGVVGSISHGAGLCVVAVARRGPVRGLGVDVESGEPLAAAVRRRVWSEPEAQRLARASDLEAGRSAKLLFCAKEAVYKCVHPLLRTPLGLRAVEIRLEPAAGRFRAIALAGAGEGAAALVGAVEGRFAVRRGRVLAGAVLRPDGACTAPVGAPG; encoded by the coding sequence GTGCAGATCGTCCGAGCCGATCACGCCTCGCGCGACCTCGCAGACGCCGCGCGGGCGGAGGCCGTCGGGCGGGAGCGCGATCCCTGGATCGGGGATCTCTTCGACCCCGAGGTGCTCACCGGCTCGCTCGCGATCGCAGCGGCGGATCCCGGCGCGCTGCTGCCCGAGGAAGCCGCTCTGGCGGCGCGTTTCGCGCCGGCGCGCCGGCGCGAGTTCGCGGCGGGCCGGCAGTGTGCGCGGCGGCTGCTGGCCGAGCTCGGGGCGGGGGAACCGCTCCTGATGGTCGATGCCCACCGGGCGCCGGGCTGGCCGGAGGGTGTGGTCGGCTCGATCTCGCACGGCGCGGGCCTGTGCGTGGTGGCGGTGGCGCGGCGCGGCCCGGTGCGCGGGCTCGGCGTCGACGTCGAGTCCGGCGAGCCGCTCGCTGCGGCCGTGCGCCGGCGGGTGTGGAGCGAGCCGGAGGCGCAACGGCTCGCCCGGGCGTCCGACCTCGAGGCGGGCCGCAGCGCGAAGCTGCTCTTCTGCGCCAAGGAGGCGGTGTACAAGTGCGTCCACCCGCTCCTGCGGACCCCGCTCGGGCTGCGGGCCGTCGAGATCCGGCTCGAGCCCGCCGCAGGCCGCTTCCGAGCGATTGCGCTCGCGGGCGCCGGGGAGGGCGCCGCGGCACTCGTCGGCGCCGTCGAGGGGCGCTTCGCGGTGCGGCGCGGGCGCGTGCTCGCCGGCGCCGTGCTGCGCCCGGACGGCGCCTGCACCGCGCCGGTCGGAGCGCCGGGGTGA
- a CDS encoding exosortase/archaeosortase family protein, with amino-acid sequence MTRREIGFALALLVVFAPGLAALAGAWSAAEYQSHGFLVPVVSLLAARQRARRGPAARSDGRGALVLVGALLLYGFGIAAGSVTAQGLALCAAVTGAVWYLRGPAWLRRLAFPLGYLLFLVPLPLPWVAAAVVPLLEFVTAGSVEVLRGAGVAVLREGSVIQLPNGESLFVAEACSGLTSLVTLMPIAVLIAWLAPLPAGRRTALVALVVPIAMGANLLRVVATVLGSEAFGTAAMTAEPTHSLLGLSVYVVACLALLALARWLEPASSTGPAAAPRPRPTPGA; translated from the coding sequence GTGACGCGCCGCGAGATCGGCTTCGCGCTCGCGCTGCTCGTGGTGTTCGCCCCGGGGCTCGCCGCGCTGGCCGGCGCGTGGTCGGCGGCCGAGTACCAGTCGCACGGCTTCCTGGTGCCGGTCGTCTCCCTGCTGGCGGCGCGCCAGCGGGCCCGGCGCGGGCCGGCCGCACGCAGCGACGGCCGCGGGGCCCTGGTCCTGGTGGGTGCGCTGCTGCTCTACGGGTTCGGGATCGCCGCCGGCTCGGTGACTGCACAGGGGCTCGCGCTGTGCGCGGCGGTCACGGGCGCCGTGTGGTACCTGCGCGGCCCCGCCTGGCTGCGACGCCTCGCCTTCCCGCTCGGCTACCTGCTCTTCCTGGTGCCGCTGCCGCTGCCGTGGGTCGCGGCGGCGGTCGTCCCGCTGCTCGAGTTCGTCACCGCCGGTTCGGTCGAGGTGCTGCGCGGCGCCGGCGTCGCCGTCCTGCGCGAGGGCAGCGTGATCCAGCTCCCGAACGGCGAATCGCTCTTCGTCGCCGAGGCGTGCAGCGGCCTCACCTCGCTGGTCACGCTGATGCCGATCGCCGTCCTGATCGCGTGGCTCGCTCCGCTCCCGGCCGGGCGCAGGACCGCCCTGGTCGCGCTCGTGGTGCCGATCGCGATGGGCGCCAACCTGTTGCGCGTGGTCGCCACCGTGCTCGGCAGCGAGGCGTTCGGGACCGCTGCGATGACGGCCGAGCCCACGCACTCGCTGCTCGGGCTCTCGGTGTACGTGGTCGCCTGTCTCGCGCTGCTGGCCCTGGCGCGGTGGCTCGAGCCCGCTTCGAGCACGGGTCCGGCTGCGGCGCCGCGCCCGCGGCCCACCCCGGGCGCGTGA
- a CDS encoding MATE family efflux transporter produces MTAPDPARATPGIWQLAWPAITANLLAALVGVVDMKIVGALGAPAVAAVTTGNRIFFVLQALLMAVTAGTTALVARAWGAGDRAEAERVTRASLWLCMGIAVAMSAVALVIPHRLAGVFRVDAEAVRLAALFIRWHAPFQIAFGVFFALGAALRAAGDTRTPLWIGALSNVVNVALAYTLVYGKLGLPALGVGGAALAGGIAFAVGALALTVLWVRGRLLLHRTGTVAGSFADGRLRRIVDIGYPAGIEQLVWQSGFVAFLWIVSLYGTGAYAAYGIGVSLLSFSFVIGFGFSIAASTLVGQSLGAGDPGGATRSGWRAMRLSVAAMTAFGLAIVLAARPLARLMIDDEGVVELTVTFIYVLGSVQPLMAVEAALGGALRGAGDTRFPLFAVFAGLIGARVPLAALFAWRGLPVEWIYAALIADYVLKVALLTGRFRSGRWQRVLASPPARAGTRFESA; encoded by the coding sequence GTGACGGCGCCGGACCCGGCGCGCGCGACGCCGGGCATCTGGCAGCTCGCCTGGCCTGCGATCACCGCGAACCTGCTGGCCGCGCTGGTCGGCGTCGTCGACATGAAGATCGTCGGTGCCCTCGGCGCGCCGGCCGTGGCGGCGGTCACGACGGGCAACCGGATCTTCTTCGTCCTCCAGGCGCTCCTGATGGCGGTGACCGCCGGCACCACCGCGCTGGTGGCGCGCGCCTGGGGCGCCGGCGACCGCGCCGAGGCCGAGCGCGTGACGCGGGCCTCGCTGTGGCTGTGCATGGGGATCGCCGTCGCGATGAGCGCCGTGGCGCTCGTGATCCCGCACCGGCTCGCCGGCGTCTTCCGCGTGGACGCCGAGGCGGTGCGGCTCGCGGCGCTCTTCATCCGCTGGCACGCGCCCTTCCAGATCGCGTTCGGGGTGTTCTTCGCGCTCGGCGCCGCGCTGCGCGCGGCCGGCGACACCCGTACGCCGCTCTGGATCGGCGCACTCAGCAACGTGGTGAACGTGGCCCTTGCCTACACCCTCGTGTACGGCAAGCTCGGCCTGCCGGCGCTCGGCGTGGGCGGCGCGGCGCTCGCCGGCGGGATCGCCTTCGCGGTCGGCGCCCTCGCCCTGACCGTGCTGTGGGTACGCGGGCGGCTCCTGCTGCATCGCACCGGCACCGTCGCCGGCTCGTTCGCGGACGGGCGCCTGCGCCGGATCGTCGACATCGGCTACCCGGCCGGGATCGAACAGCTCGTCTGGCAGAGCGGCTTCGTGGCCTTCCTCTGGATCGTGTCGCTCTACGGCACCGGCGCCTACGCGGCCTACGGGATCGGCGTGAGCCTGCTCTCCTTCTCGTTCGTGATCGGCTTCGGCTTCTCGATCGCCGCCTCGACGCTGGTCGGGCAGTCGCTCGGCGCCGGTGACCCGGGTGGCGCCACCCGCTCCGGCTGGCGGGCGATGCGGCTCTCGGTGGCGGCGATGACGGCCTTCGGGCTCGCCATCGTGCTGGCAGCCCGGCCGCTCGCACGGCTCATGATCGACGACGAGGGCGTGGTGGAGCTCACCGTGACCTTCATCTACGTGCTCGGCTCGGTGCAGCCGCTGATGGCGGTCGAGGCGGCGCTCGGCGGGGCGCTGCGTGGCGCCGGCGACACGCGCTTCCCGCTCTTCGCGGTGTTCGCGGGCCTGATCGGCGCGCGCGTGCCGCTGGCCGCCCTGTTCGCCTGGCGGGGGCTCCCCGTCGAGTGGATCTACGCGGCGCTGATCGCCGACTACGTCCTGAAGGTGGCGCTGCTCACCGGCCGCTTCCGCTCCGGGCGCTGGCAGCGCGTCCTCGCGAGCCCGCCGGCCCGCGCCGGGACCCGCTTCGAGTCGGCCTGA
- a CDS encoding Rieske 2Fe-2S domain-containing protein, with amino-acid sequence MTRREPVAPGGRLAALEEIPDGEARGFAVRAAGGVVAILVVRQGSWVGAYENVCPHVGTPLDWIPDEFLDRERRHLVCATHGAVFRIEDGVCLAGPCQGDQLEPWPVALREGAVWDASATLPDPA; translated from the coding sequence CTGACGCGCCGGGAGCCCGTCGCGCCGGGCGGGCGGCTCGCCGCCCTCGAGGAGATCCCGGACGGGGAGGCGCGCGGCTTCGCGGTGCGCGCGGCGGGCGGCGTCGTCGCGATCCTCGTCGTGCGCCAGGGAAGCTGGGTCGGGGCGTACGAGAACGTCTGCCCCCACGTCGGCACGCCCCTCGACTGGATCCCCGACGAATTCCTCGACCGCGAGCGACGCCATCTCGTGTGCGCCACGCACGGGGCGGTCTTCCGCATCGAGGACGGGGTGTGCCTCGCCGGACCCTGCCAGGGCGACCAGCTCGAGCCCTGGCCGGTCGCGCTGCGCGAGGGGGCGGTGTGGGACGCGTCGGCTACGCTGCCGGATCCGGCGTGA
- a CDS encoding peroxiredoxin → MAIQVGEKLPGGTLQVAGAGGIEGMTTDQLFAGRKVVLFAVPGAFTPTCSAKHLPGFVQHAAAIRAKGIDAIVCLAVNDAFVMGAWGRDQQVGSEVVMAADGNGEWTRALGLELDASRFGMGTRSQRFAMVVDDGVVRSLAVDVGGKLEVSSAEAILRSL, encoded by the coding sequence ATGGCGATCCAGGTGGGCGAGAAGCTCCCGGGCGGGACGCTCCAGGTGGCCGGGGCCGGCGGCATCGAGGGGATGACGACCGACCAGCTCTTCGCCGGCCGGAAGGTGGTGCTGTTCGCCGTACCGGGCGCCTTCACGCCCACCTGCTCGGCGAAGCACCTGCCGGGCTTCGTCCAGCACGCCGCCGCGATCCGCGCCAAGGGCATCGACGCGATCGTGTGCCTCGCCGTGAACGACGCCTTCGTGATGGGCGCCTGGGGCCGCGACCAGCAGGTCGGCAGCGAGGTGGTGATGGCCGCCGACGGCAACGGCGAGTGGACGCGCGCGCTCGGCCTCGAGCTCGACGCGAGCCGCTTCGGGATGGGCACGCGCTCGCAGCGCTTCGCGATGGTGGTGGACGACGGCGTGGTCCGGAGCCTCGCCGTCGACGTGGGGGGCAAGCTCGAGGTTTCCAGCGCCGAGGCGATCCTGCGCAGCCTGTAG
- a CDS encoding GatB/YqeY domain-containing protein produces the protein MGIEQTVNERLAQAMKARDTARVAALRGIRAAFLNEMKKDNAKTLSDEVSVEVLRRLAKQRRESIEAFEAAGRPERAALEGAELAVIEEYLPRLADEAATRAWVREAIAATAAGAPGDLGKVMGALMKAHRGEVDGQLARRLAQELLAG, from the coding sequence ATGGGCATCGAGCAGACCGTGAACGAGCGCCTCGCGCAGGCGATGAAGGCGCGTGACACCGCGCGCGTGGCGGCCCTTCGCGGGATCCGCGCGGCCTTCCTGAACGAGATGAAGAAGGACAACGCGAAGACCCTGAGCGACGAGGTGAGCGTCGAGGTGCTGCGCCGGCTCGCCAAGCAGCGGCGCGAGAGCATCGAGGCCTTCGAGGCCGCCGGACGGCCCGAGCGCGCCGCCCTGGAGGGCGCAGAGCTCGCCGTGATCGAGGAGTACCTGCCGCGGCTCGCCGACGAGGCTGCCACCCGCGCCTGGGTACGCGAGGCGATCGCCGCCACCGCGGCCGGCGCGCCGGGCGACCTCGGCAAGGTGATGGGGGCCCTGATGAAGGCGCACAGGGGCGAGGTCGACGGCCAGCTCGCGCGCCGGCTCGCGCAGGAGCTGCTCGCGGGCTGA
- a CDS encoding dihydrodipicolinate synthase family protein — protein MIGTGPGAGLAAAWARLRPGRSVHGIAAALLPYTPGGTIDLAAFERHVARTRAAGLDVAVNMDTGFGDLLAPAERERVLDATRRALGPGPGFYAGAFALGAADPLPAYRAAVAAIERRGGTAVIVQCPAMHAMDAAARAALYAAVAGASERGALAFELSPRFAAHGEIWDDETFARLLDVPGLLGAKHSSLDRATELRRLAARDRARPGFRVYTGNDLAIDMVAYGSDYLLGLATFAPEAFAARDRALAAGDAAFLALDDALQHLGNVGFRAPVPAYKHAAALYLQLTGGLASDAIHPQAPRRPEADRELLADCARRIEAVLPR, from the coding sequence ATGATCGGGACGGGGCCGGGTGCGGGGCTCGCCGCGGCCTGGGCGCGACTGCGGCCGGGACGGAGCGTCCACGGGATCGCGGCGGCGCTCCTGCCCTACACGCCGGGCGGTACGATCGATCTCGCCGCCTTCGAGCGGCACGTCGCGCGCACGCGTGCGGCGGGTCTCGACGTCGCCGTGAACATGGACACCGGCTTCGGTGACCTGCTCGCGCCCGCCGAACGCGAGCGCGTGCTCGACGCCACGCGCCGCGCGCTCGGCCCGGGCCCGGGCTTCTACGCGGGGGCCTTCGCGCTCGGCGCCGCGGACCCGCTGCCCGCCTATCGCGCGGCCGTGGCGGCGATCGAGCGCCGCGGCGGCACCGCCGTGATCGTGCAGTGCCCGGCGATGCACGCCATGGACGCCGCGGCCCGGGCGGCGCTCTACGCCGCGGTGGCCGGCGCCAGCGAGCGCGGCGCGCTCGCCTTCGAGCTCTCCCCCCGCTTCGCCGCACACGGCGAGATCTGGGACGACGAGACCTTCGCGCGCCTGCTCGACGTGCCGGGGCTGCTCGGCGCGAAGCACTCGTCGCTCGACCGCGCGACCGAGCTGCGCCGGCTGGCCGCTCGCGACCGTGCGCGGCCCGGCTTCCGGGTCTACACCGGCAACGACCTCGCGATCGACATGGTCGCCTACGGCAGCGACTACCTGCTCGGCCTCGCCACCTTCGCACCGGAGGCCTTCGCCGCCCGCGACCGCGCGCTCGCGGCCGGCGACGCCGCCTTCCTCGCGCTCGACGACGCGCTCCAGCACCTCGGCAACGTGGGCTTCCGCGCGCCGGTGCCCGCCTACAAGCACGCGGCTGCGCTCTACCTCCAGCTCACCGGCGGCCTCGCCAGCGACGCGATCCACCCGCAGGCACCGCGCCGCCCCGAAGCCGACCGGGAGCTGCTGGCCGACTGCGCGCGCCGGATCGAGGCGGTGCTGCCGCGCTGA